One Candidatus Sulfurimonas baltica DNA segment encodes these proteins:
- the rsmH gene encoding 16S rRNA (cytosine(1402)-N(4))-methyltransferase RsmH, translated as MQIIPHIPVLYKQVLETFDNMESGIIIDCTMGYGGHSSMILEANPHITLIGIDQDQTAIDFSTTRLEQYKDRVEIKKGRFSSVIKDILKEYDIKNIKGILADIGVSSLQLDQKDRGFSYDSDNLDMRMDKDSPLSALEVVNDYSTTELERILLEYGELRNYKKIASFIVKNRPFSSAKELAEALKPMMPQGKKIHPATLLMQAIRIEVNDELGELKSLLKTIEEAKFPNAKVAIISFHSLEDRIVKQTFGDWKKNCICHEEAMRCTCTNDNSLGKVITKKPIVANNDELKENVRSRSAKMRVFEMGKNSE; from the coding sequence ATGCAAATTATTCCACATATCCCAGTTCTATATAAACAAGTTTTAGAAACATTTGATAATATGGAAAGTGGCATTATTATTGATTGCACTATGGGGTATGGTGGGCACTCTTCTATGATTCTTGAAGCAAATCCACATATAACACTTATTGGTATTGATCAGGACCAGACTGCAATAGATTTTTCAACAACAAGACTTGAACAATATAAAGATAGAGTAGAGATTAAAAAAGGCCGTTTCTCATCTGTTATAAAAGATATTTTAAAAGAATATGACATTAAAAATATTAAAGGTATCTTGGCAGATATAGGGGTTTCTTCACTTCAGTTAGACCAAAAAGATAGAGGTTTTTCATACGATAGTGATAACCTTGATATGAGAATGGACAAAGATTCACCACTTAGCGCTTTAGAAGTTGTAAACGATTACTCAACAACTGAACTAGAGAGAATATTATTAGAGTATGGAGAGCTTAGGAACTATAAAAAAATAGCATCTTTTATTGTAAAGAATAGACCATTTAGTTCAGCTAAAGAGTTGGCAGAAGCGCTAAAGCCAATGATGCCACAAGGTAAAAAAATTCATCCAGCGACACTCTTAATGCAGGCTATTCGAATAGAAGTTAATGATGAACTTGGTGAATTGAAATCACTTTTAAAAACAATTGAAGAAGCAAAATTTCCAAATGCAAAAGTAGCAATTATATCTTTTCACTCTCTTGAAGATAGAATTGTAAAACAAACTTTTGGCGATTGGAAGAAAAACTGTATCTGTCATGAAGAAGCTATGAGATGTACATGTACAAACGATAACTCGCTTGGAAAAGTAATAACAAAGAAGCCTATTGTGGCAAATAATGATGAGTTAAAAGAGAATGTTAGAAGCCGTAGTGCTAAGATGAGAGTATTTGAAATGGGTAAAAACAGTGAGTAA
- a CDS encoding response regulator, producing the protein MEIINEYLIEIVVAIAIVTILVTYFLMKKPKQISEEEVADSIEDITVDDFDTKDDIKTVEESVNVDAPVVIDTKRIKRTAVYHDKIKKDDFEIFKGVKILVAEDNIINQKVITALLASSGIDITMASDGQIALDILKEDSNFSLILMDAHMPNVDGFQATRLIRQNPDYNHIPVIALSGDTATDDINNMFNVGMEQHLEKPIKMDALYDVLYMYTSGEEENNTPRQANATAAKFDIEYGLDICGGDKEFYIEILNDFISRYTDSSKKLQEFINNKDALNADKMLLDIAGVAANIGAIYLHDVAMELKNDIAKPEDLEYISSLKKYKRSLQEVCDAIKEYEQN; encoded by the coding sequence ATGGAAATAATTAATGAATATTTAATTGAAATTGTTGTTGCAATTGCCATAGTTACCATTCTTGTGACATATTTTTTAATGAAAAAACCTAAACAAATATCTGAAGAAGAAGTTGCTGATAGTATAGAAGATATTACAGTAGATGATTTCGATACTAAAGATGACATAAAAACAGTAGAAGAAAGCGTTAATGTCGATGCACCGGTTGTTATTGATACAAAAAGAATTAAGAGAACTGCGGTTTACCATGATAAAATAAAAAAAGATGATTTTGAAATATTTAAAGGTGTTAAAATTTTAGTTGCTGAAGATAATATTATTAATCAAAAAGTAATTACAGCTCTTTTAGCAAGCTCAGGAATTGACATAACCATGGCAAGTGATGGACAAATTGCCTTAGATATTTTAAAAGAAGATTCTAATTTTTCATTAATATTAATGGATGCTCATATGCCAAATGTTGATGGCTTTCAAGCTACAAGACTTATTCGTCAAAATCCAGATTACAACCATATACCTGTTATAGCACTTAGTGGAGATACGGCGACAGATGACATTAATAATATGTTTAATGTTGGAATGGAACAGCACCTAGAAAAACCTATAAAGATGGATGCACTTTACGATGTTTTATATATGTATACTTCAGGTGAAGAGGAGAACAATACTCCTAGACAAGCTAATGCAACAGCCGCAAAATTTGATATCGAATATGGATTGGATATTTGTGGCGGAGATAAAGAATTTTACATTGAAATACTAAATGACTTTATATCTAGATATACAGATTCTTCTAAAAAACTCCAAGAGTTCATAAATAACAAAGATGCCTTAAATGCTGACAAAATGTTACTAGATATTGCAGGTGTTGCAGCAAATATAGGCGCCATATACTTGCACGATGTAGCAATGGAGCTAAAAAATGACATCGCAAAACCTGAAGATCTAGAGTATATTTCTAGCCTGAAAAAATACAAAAGATCACTACAAGAAGTTTGTGATGCTATAAAAGAATATGAACAAAACTAA
- a CDS encoding glutamate-5-semialdehyde dehydrogenase codes for MEQFLEEAKSASRVLSTLSGSEKNRILKEMANALRSNTMDLLEANAIDMSDADKNDLSSALKDRLLLDESRIEGMAIAIEEIAALKEPVGRVIDGWVTEDGLKIEKTSIPIGVIGIIYESRPNVTSDTAALCFKSSNVCVLKGGKEAENSNKAIAKVLQAVLSKNNLPVSLISLIPDSSREGVAKLIKMDKYVDLIIPRGGAGLIKYVSDNATVSVVKHDKGQCHTYIDKDAKLDNAIAIAINAKVQRPGVCNAMETLLVDSAIASDALPKLKAEFDRAHTELKGCLKTQSIIEVANATDEDYDTEYLANILNIKVVDGVDGAIEHVIKFTSGHSEAIITENITVAEKFLNSIDAAVVYVNASTRFTDGGAFGFGAEVGISTNKLHARGPMGIEGLTTYKFKIYGSGQIRK; via the coding sequence ATGGAACAATTTTTAGAAGAAGCAAAATCTGCAAGTAGAGTCCTATCTACTCTAAGCGGGTCAGAAAAAAATAGAATATTAAAAGAGATGGCAAATGCTCTTAGAAGTAATACAATGGACTTGCTTGAAGCAAACGCGATTGATATGTCTGATGCAGACAAAAACGATTTAAGTTCAGCACTAAAGGATAGACTGCTTTTAGATGAATCACGTATAGAAGGTATGGCTATAGCAATTGAAGAGATAGCAGCACTTAAAGAGCCTGTAGGCAGAGTGATTGATGGTTGGGTGACAGAAGATGGACTTAAAATAGAAAAGACTTCAATACCTATCGGGGTAATAGGAATTATCTATGAGTCTCGCCCTAATGTTACAAGTGATACAGCAGCATTATGCTTTAAAAGCTCTAATGTGTGTGTCTTAAAAGGTGGCAAAGAGGCTGAAAATTCTAACAAAGCTATAGCAAAAGTACTTCAGGCGGTTTTATCTAAAAATAATCTTCCAGTATCATTGATTTCACTTATACCAGACTCTTCAAGAGAGGGTGTTGCAAAGCTTATTAAGATGGATAAATATGTTGATTTAATAATTCCTCGTGGCGGGGCAGGGCTTATTAAATATGTAAGTGATAATGCAACCGTAAGTGTGGTTAAGCATGATAAAGGACAGTGTCACACTTATATAGACAAAGATGCCAAACTTGATAACGCAATAGCTATTGCAATAAATGCAAAAGTGCAAAGACCGGGTGTTTGTAATGCAATGGAAACACTTTTAGTAGATAGTGCTATAGCTTCAGATGCACTGCCAAAGTTAAAAGCAGAGTTTGACAGAGCTCACACGGAGTTAAAAGGTTGTCTGAAAACGCAAAGCATAATTGAAGTAGCAAATGCTACTGATGAGGATTATGACACTGAGTATTTAGCAAATATTTTAAATATAAAAGTAGTAGACGGAGTTGATGGCGCAATTGAACATGTAATTAAATTTACATCAGGACACTCTGAAGCAATTATTACCGAGAACATAACGGTGGCTGAGAAGTTTTTAAACTCTATTGATGCGGCAGTTGTTTATGTAAATGCTTCAACTCGTTTCACGGATGGCGGAGCATTTGGTTTTGGTGCAGAGGTTGGAATAAGCACAAATAAACTTCATGCTCGAGGACCAATGGGAATAGAGGGGCTAACCACATATAAGTTTAAAATTTACGGAAGCGGTCAAATAAGAAAATAA